In the genome of Variovorax sp. PAMC26660, the window GCGCTGCACGACCCAGATGTCGCCCAGCACTTCATAGAGCATGCGTGCCGATCGGCCGGTGCGGCGCTCGGCACGAAGGGTCTGGAGCAGGTCCCAGCCGCGTTCGCCCAGCAGGCGAATCACGATCTCTCGGTCAGAGAAGCTGGTGTAGTTGTACGGGATCTCGCGCAGTCGTGCGGGCTCTGCGGCCTGCGACAACAACGCGTTCAACGCGGTCGGAGCATTCATCGGGTGGGGCCCTTGGCCAGGCGCTGCGCGCCCATGTAGCCGGGGGGTGGATTTTAGGGCAGGGCTTGGGGGCTTTGCCTGTGGGTTTTTTGTTGCCCTTGTGCTAGGGGAGCGAAGAGTGCTTCTTGCGGGGGCATTGGATATCGAGCGCGCTCGATATGGAGGGCGCCCGGTACGCGGTGTGGCGCAGTCAGCCCCACTGTGCCGGCCCTTCGGGCTCCCCTGCGGTGCTCACGCTTCGCGGGGTCTCGCAGAACTCGCTGCGCTCAAACAGCTGCGAGCCCTGATTCGCGAAACGCTGCGCTCCTCGGCGGCCCAGAGGGGCCGACCACGCCGCACCGCATACCGGGCTTGGGGGTGAATGAAGGCCCTGTACTTCTTTGAGGCCGTCTGCCCTCACCCCAACCCTCTCCCAGAGGGAGAGGGAGCAAGACAAGGAGCGGGCTCCGCAGAGGGGGAATCAACAACCGCTCTGCTCACGGCGATGGGCGCTGTGCCCTTGGGTGGGCGTTGAGGCACCGCCGAGCAGCGCAGCGACGGGCGGATCAGGGCTCGCAGCTGTTTGAGCCGAAGGCGAGTTCTGCGAGACCCCGCCCGTCGTGAGCAGCGCAGGGAAGCCCGAAGGGCCGGTGACGTCGGCCGCCCAAGGGCACAGCGCCCATCGCCGAGCCCTCCGGACGAACCAAAGCCTCAGAACAGCACGCGACTCCGAATCGTCCCGTTCACCTTCGCCAGCTTCTCCAACGCCAGGTCCGAAGAAGCAGCCTCGATGTCCATCACCACATACCCGACCTTCTCGTTCGTCTGCAGGAACTGGGAAGCGATGTTGATGTGGTTGTCTGAAAAGATCTTGTTGATCTCGGACAGCACGCCCGGCACGTTCCGGTGAATGTGCAGCAGCCGGTGCTTGCCAGGGTGAGCAGGCAGTGCCACCTCGGGGAAGTTGACCGACGACGTCGATGTTCCGTTGTCGCTGTACTTCACCAGCTTCTCGGCCACTTCCAGCCCGATGTTGGCCTGCGCCTCCATCGTCGAGCCGCCGATGTGCGGGGTCAGGATCACGTTGTCCAGGCCACGCAGTGGCGACAGGAACTCGTCCTTGTTGCTGCGCGGCTCCACCGGAAACACGTCGATCGCGGCGCCCAGCAGCTTCTTCTGTTTGAGCGCCTCGGCCAGCGCTTCGATTTCGACCACGGTCCCGCGCGATGCATTGATCAGGATCGAACCCGGCTTCATGGCAGCGATTTCCGTCGCGCCGATCATCCATTGCGTGGCCTGCGTCTCGGGCACGTGCAGCGTCACGATGTCGCTTTGCGCCAGCAACTGGTGCAGATCGCGCACCTGGCGGGCATTGCCCAGCGGCAGCTTGGTGACCACGTCGAAGAACGCGACATGCATGCCCAGCGCCTCGGCCAGCACCGACAGCTGCGCGCCGATGGAGCCGTAGCCCACGATGCCCAGCGTCTTGCCGCGGATTTCGAATGCGTTGTCGGCCGACTTGAGCCAGCCGCCACGATGCGCCACCGCGCTTTTTTCGGGCACGCCGCGCAGCAGCAGGATCGCTTCGGCCAGCACGAGTTCGGCCACCGAACGGGTATTGGAGAAGGGTGCGTTGAACACCGCCACGCCATGTTCGCGGGCGGCTTCAAGATCGACCTGGTTGGTGCCGATGCAGAAGCACCCGGCCGCCACCAGCTTGTGCGCAGCCGCAAAGACTTCGGCCGTCAGTTGGGTCCGCGAGCGGATGCCCACGAAGTGCACGTCGGCGATCTTGGCTTTGAGTTCTGCATCGGGCAAAGCGCCCGGCAGCGACTCGATGTTCGTGTAGCCGGCGGCGCGCAGAACCTCCACGGCCGAAGGGTGGATGCCCTCGAGCAAAAGGAACTTGATCCTGCTTTTGTCGAGGGAGGTTTTGCTGCTCATGACGTACTCAAGGAAGCCCCGGCCACGGCGACAAGCTAGGCCAAAAAAGGGAGGGCGATGCTAGCATGGTGCATCGCAACATGCAGGGCTGCAGCCCGCGCCGGGCTTGACGCCAAAGGGGTTTCCCCGATTGGAATAGGCCCCGGGTCCGTGCGCCAATGTGACGCGGCTGTGTCATCCACATGCCCTAGCATCCGCGCTTACTATTTTTCCCTTCAGGAGTCTTCATGCGATTCAAGACGCTCGCGCTGGCATCGGCGCTGGCCGCCACGCTGTTCAATACAGCCCAGGCCCAGACAGAGATCCAGTGGTGGCATTCCATGACCGCCGTCAACAACGAGTGGGTCAACGACCTGGCCAAGCAGTTCAACGAGAGCCAGAAGGAATACAAGATCGTGCCGACCTTCAAGGGCACGTACGACGAATCGATGACGGCTTCCATTGCGGCCTTCCGCGCCGGCAACGCGCCGCACATCCTGCAGGTGTTCGAAGTGGGCACCGCCACCATGATGGCCAGCAAGGGCGCGATCATTCCGGTCGGCCAGGTCATGAAGGACGCGGGCGAGAAGTTCGATCCGGCCGCCTACATTCCCGCCGTGGCCGGTTACTACACCGCCCCCAACGGCCAGATGCTGAGCTTCCCGTTCAACAGCTCGACGACCATCTTCTATTTCAACAAGGACGCCTTCAAGGCGGCCGGCCTGCCGACCGACAAGGCACCGTCGACCTGGCCCGAAGTGGTGGCCGCGGCCGCCAAGCTCAAGGCGAGCGGCCACAAGTGCCCGTTCACCACGGCCTGGCAGAACTGGACGCAGGTCGAGAGCTTCTCGGCCTGGCACAACGTGGAATTCGCCAGCAAGGCCAACGGCCTGCAGGGCCTGGACGCCCGCCTGAAGGTGAACTCGCCGCTGCACCAGCGCCACATCGAGAACCTGGCCAGCATGGCCAAGCAGGGCCTGTTCGTCTACAAGGGCCGCGGCAACGTGCCTGAAGCCTCGTTCGTCTCGGGCGAGTGCGCCATGATCAACACGTCGTCGGGCTTCTACGGCAACGTCGCCAAGAACGCCAAGTTCGCCTACGGCCTGGCACCCCTGCCCTACTACCCGGACGTGCCGGGCGCACCGCAGAACACTGTGATCGGCGGCGCCAGCCTGTGGGTCATGTCGGGCAAGAAGGCTGCCGAATACAAGGGTGTGGCCAAGTTCTTCAGCTTCATCTCGACGCCTGAAGTGCAGTCCGCCAGCCACAAGCGCACGGGCTACCTGCCCGTGACCACCGCGTCGTACAAGCTCACAGAGGAATCGGGCTTCTACAAGCAGAACCCCGGCACCGACGTGGCCGTGACGCAGATGATCCGCAAGGTCACCGACAAGAGCCGCGGCATCCGCCTGGGCAACTACGTGCAGATCCGCGCCATCGAGGACGAAGAGCTCGAACAGGTCTGGAACGGCAAGAAGACGGCCAAGGAAGCCCTCGATGCCATCGTGACGCGCGGCAATGAACAGCTGGAACGCTTCCAAAAAGCGAACAAAAGCTAACGATTGAAGCTCCGGGCCTCCGTGTCCGGCTAATATCGCCCGCCCCCGCTCTCCCTTCACCAAGGGTGAGCCGGGCGGGATTTTTTATGTAGAGGGTTCATGGAAAAACGCGTTTTCTTTCGCTCGGGCTGGCTGCCCTGGCTGCTGCTGACACCGCAAATGGCGGTGATCCTCGTGTTTTTCTTCTGGCCGGCGGGGCAGGCCATCCTGCAGTCGCTGCAGCAGCAGGACGCGTTCGGCACGTCGGTCGAGTTCGTCGGGCTCGACAACTTCAGGCAACTGCTGAACGACTCGAGCTATGCCGCGTCGTTCAAGACCACCGCCGTGTTCTCGGTGCTGGTGGCAACCATCGGCATCAGCCTGTCGCTGATGCTGGCCGTGTTCGCCGACCGCATCACGCGCGGCGGCACCTTCTACAAGACGATGCTGATCGTGCCCTACGCCGTGGCGCCCGCCGTGGCGGCCGTGCTGTGGGTCTTCATGTTCTCGCCCTCCCTGGGCGTCGTGGCCTATGCGCTGGGCAAGATCGGCATCAACTGGAACCACCTGCTCGACTCGGGCCACGCCATGACGCTGATCGTGATGGCCTCGGTGTGGAAGCAGATTTCCTACAACTTCCTGTTCTTCCTGGCCGGCCTGCAGTCGATCCCGAAGTCGCTGATCGAGGCCGCGGCCATCGACGGCGCACGCCCGTGGCGCCGCTTCTGGACCGTGCAGTTCCCGCTGCTGTCGCCCACCACCTTCTTCCTGCTGGTGATCAACGTGGTCTACGCCTTCTTCGACACCTTCGCGATCGTCGATGCGGCCACCCAGGGCGGCCCGGGGCAGGACACCACCATCCTGGTCTACAAGGTCTATCACGACGGCTTCAAGAACCTGGACCTCGGCGGCTCAGCCGCGCAGTCGGTCGTGCTGATGGTGATCGTGGTGGCGCTGACCGTCATCCAGTTCCGCTACGTCGAGAAGAAGGTCCAGTACTGATGAAACAGCAGAAAAACAAATCCGGCGGGGTGCACCATGGTTGAGAAACGCGGCACCCACGGCATCCTGGCCCACGTCATCATGATCCTGGGCGTCCTCATCGTCGCCTTCCCGCTCTACCTGGCGTTCGTGGCCTCCACGCACACCGCGCAAGAGATCGTGCAGGCGCCGATGCCGCTGCTGCCCGGCCCCCACATGTGGGACAGCTACAAGGCCGCGCTCTTCGGGCGCGAAACCAGCGCGGGCTCCAACGCTCCCGTGGCGCACATGATGTGGGTGAGCTTCGTGACGGCGATGGTGATCGCCATCGGCAAGATCTCGATCTCGCTGCTGTCGGCCTTTGCCATCGTCTACTTCCGCTTCCCGTTCAAGAAGATCTGCTTCTGGGCGATCTTCGTGACGCTGATGCTGCCGGTGGAGGTGCGCATCCTGCCCACCTACAAGGTGCTGTCGGACCTGAACATGCTGAACTCGTACGCGGGCCTGACGGTGCCGCTGATCGCGTCGGCCACCGCCACCTTCCTGTTCCGCCAGTTCTTCCTGACGGTGCCGGACGAACTCACCGAAGCCTCGCGCATGGACGGCGCGAGCCCCATGCGTTTTTTCTTCGACGTGCTGCTGCCGCTGTCCAAGACCTCGATCGCGGCGCTGTTCGTGATCCAGTTCATCTACGGCTGGAACCAGTACCTGTGGCCGCTGCTGGCGACCACGAGCGAAGACATGTACCCCGTGGTGGTCGGCATCAAGCGAATGATTGCCGGCGGCGACGGACAGAACGAATGGAACGTCGTGATGGCCACCGCCATCCTCGCGATGCTGCCGCCCGCGCTGGTGGTGATCCTGATGCAAAAGTGGTTCGTCAAGGGCCTTGTGGACACTGAGAAATAGGCTCGCCCCCAGGCTGCGCGCACTTCGTGTCGCTTCGCCAACCCCCTACCGGGGGCACCACCAGCGGCCCGGCAAAGCCGGTTCCGCGGTGGTTCTGGAAATAACAGTGCCTCGCAATAGAGGCCGAAATCGAGAAGAACATGGCTGCTCTTTCCCTACGCAACGTCATCAAGCGCTACGGCCACGGGCCGAAAGCCAACCAGGTCATCCACGGCGTGAGCGCCGAGATCGCCGACCATGAATTCATCGTGATCGTCGGGCCCTCGGGCTGCGGCAAGTCCACGCTGCTGCGCATGGTGGCCGGCCTGGAAGAAATCTCCGCCGGCCAGATCGCCATCGGCGGCAAGGTGGTGAACGAACTCGAACCCTCCGAGCGCGACATCGCGATGGTGTTCCAGAACTACGCGCTCTACCCGCACATGAGCGTGTTCGCCAACATGGCCTACGGCCTGAAGATCGCCAAGGTGCCGGTGCCCGAGATCAAGGTGCGCGTCGACAAGGCCGCAAAAATTCTCGAACTCGGCCATCTGCTCGAGCGCAAGCCGCGCGAACTCTCCGGCGGCCAGCGCCAGCGCGTGGCCATGGGCCGCGCGATCGTGCGGCAGCCGCAGGTCTTTCTGTTCGACGAACCGCTGTCGAACCTCGACGCCAAGCTGCGCGCGCAGACCCGCCTCGAAATCCAGAAGCTGCACCGCGAACTCGGCATCACCTCGCTGTTCGTCACGCACGACCAGGTCGAGGCGATGACGCTGGCGCAACGCATCATCGTGATGAACGGCGGCGTGATGGACCAGTTCGCCACGCCCGAAGAGGTCTACAACCGCCCCGCCACCACCTTCGTGGCGAGCTTCATCGGCTCACCGCCCATGAACCTGCTCAAGCACGCGCCGGGCGTGCGCCCGGGCCAGATCCTGGGCATTCGCCCCGAGCACATGAAGCTCGACGAAAACGGCTGGACGGTACAGGTCGAGCAGGTCGAACTGCTGGGCGCCGAGCGCCTGGTCTATGGCCGCATCGGCGAAGAGCAGATCATCATGCGCACCGACGAAGGCGACCACCCGCCGGTGGCAGGCGACACCGTGAAGATCGCGGCGCGCGAAGAGAAGCTGCACTGGTTCGACGCCGGTTCCGGCAAACGCGCAGACTGAGCGATGGCAGCGCTGAAACCCTGGCCCTACCCCCGCTGGGTGGCTCATCGCGGCGCCGGCAAGCTCGCGCCTGAGAACACGCTCGCAGCCTTCAAGCTCGGCGCATCGCACGGCTACCGCATGTTCGAGTGCGATGCCAAGCTCAGCGCGGACGGCGTGCCCTTCCTGATGCACGACGCCACGCTCGACCGCACCACCAGCGGCCACGGCACCGGCGGCGCGCAGCCCTGGAGCGCGCTGTCGCAGCTCGATGCGGGCGGCTGGCATTCGCGCAGCTTCGCGGGCGAACCGCTGCCCACGCTGGAGAACGTCGCGCGCTTCTGCCGGGCCAACGCATACCTGCTCAACATCGAGATCAAGCCGACGCCTGGCACCGAACGCGAGACCGGCGAGGTGGTGGCACGGGAAGCCGCGCGCCTGTGGCTGGGCGCTGCAATTCCCCCGCTACTCACGTCCTTCCAGGTCGAATCGCTGAAGGGCGCGCTCGCCGTGCAGCCCGAGCTGCCGCGCGGCCTGCTGCTCGACACGCTGCGCGGCGACTGGCTCCAGACCGCGCTGGACCTCGGCTGCGTGGCCGTCGTCTGCAACCATGCGCTGTGGGATGCGGCCGTGGTCGCCAAGGTGCATGGCGCCAGCCTGCGTGCATTGAGCTACACCGTCAACGACGACTGGGCCGCGCAGCGGCTGATCGACCTGGGCACCGACGGCATCATCACCGACAGGGTGGACCTGTTCAGTCCCGCCGGCTGACGCTGCATTTCTTACCGGCGCTTACGACATGGCGGCTTCTATGATGCGGCCATGAGTTGGACCCTACGCCTCGCGACCTTCTTCCTTGCCGCCCTCCTGATGTGTGGCGGCGCGCTGGCGCAACCGGACAGCAGCAACAGCAGCGGCGCCGTCACGGCCGCGCCGGCCCCCACGGTGGCCGAGCTGCGCGCGCAGTTCACCAAGATCCCGGCCTCCGCCGAAACTGACGAGGACGCGCGCAAGCTGCTCACGCAGATCAACGATATCGGCACGCAGGCCGACAAGTTCGTCACCGCACGCACCGGCGAGCTGGCCGACCTGAATGCACGGCTCGGTGAACTCGGCAACCCGCCCGCTGCGGGCGCCACCGAAGACCCCGACATCACACGCCAGCGCGCGCGCCTGACCAAGGAGCGCAACGCACTGGACGCCGACATCCGCCTGGCGCGCCTGCTGTCCGTCGATGTGCGCCAGCGCGGCACCGATCTGGTGAGCCAGCGCCGCGCGCTGTTTGAGGCGCAACTGACTGAGCGCGCGGCCTCGCCGTTGACCGGCGAGTTCTGGAGCGACCTGAAGGAAGCCTGGCCCGACGACCTGGAGCGCCTGCAAGGCATGGCCTCCGCGGTCAACGACGGCCTGCTGACCGCCACCCAGCCCCAAACGCGCCTGCAGGTGATCGCCGCCCTGATCGGCGCACTGCTGCTCGCCGTGCTCGGCAACTGGGCCGCCGAGCATGCCCTCACCCGCATGGCCGCGCGATTCCTGCCAGCCGGACGCCTGCGCCGCTCGGTGCTGGTGATCGGCATCGTCGCGAGCCATGTGCTGCTGGTCGCCGTGGCCGCGCACGGCTTCGTCCAAGTGCTCAAGGAATACGCCACCTGGGAACCGCAGGCGCGCAAGGCGCTGCAGTCGATGGCGCAGGCGCTGGTGTTCATGGCTTTCGTGATCGGGCTGGGCCGCGGGCTGCTGGCCACACGCCGGCCCTCATGGCGGCTGCCGCCGATTCCCGATGCCATGGCCACGCGCCTGGCCGCCCTGCCCTGGTTGGTCGCGCTGGTGGCGGCGCTGGCGTGGACGCCGGCCGAGGTCAATGCGCTGATCGACGCGAGCTTCGCGGCCGTGGTCGCCACGCATGTGCTCACGGCGTTGATGCTCACGGCGCTGGTCGCCTCGGTGCTCTACCTGGTGAAGCCGTTGCGCGCCGACGCACCGGAAGCCGGGCTGCCGGAGCGGCCGATGTGGGTCGGCCTGCTGGTGGCGCTGATCGGCGCGCTGATGATCACGATCTGGGTGCTGGTGGCGCTGGGCTACGTGGCGCTCGCGAGCTTCCTGGCCTCGCAGATCACATGGAGCGGCATCGTGGCCGCGGCCTTCTACGTGCTGTTCAAGTTCGCGGACGACGTGTTCATGGCCGTCGTGTCGTCGCGCAGCACCTTCGGCCAGCGGCTGCAGAAGAGCTTCAACCTCGCGCCGCAGACGCTGGACCAGGCCGCGACGGTGCTCTCGGCGATCAGCCGGGTCGCGCTGTTCTTCTACATGCTGATCGCGCTGGCCGCGCCACTGGGCACCGGCCCCGGCGAGGTGTTCCAGCGCAGCGGCAAGTTCGGCTCCGGCGTGAAGGTGGGCGAGTTCCAGCTGGTGCCGGGTGCGATCTTCAGCGCCATCTCCGTGGCGGT includes:
- the ugpA gene encoding sn-glycerol-3-phosphate ABC transporter permease UgpA, which encodes MEKRVFFRSGWLPWLLLTPQMAVILVFFFWPAGQAILQSLQQQDAFGTSVEFVGLDNFRQLLNDSSYAASFKTTAVFSVLVATIGISLSLMLAVFADRITRGGTFYKTMLIVPYAVAPAVAAVLWVFMFSPSLGVVAYALGKIGINWNHLLDSGHAMTLIVMASVWKQISYNFLFFLAGLQSIPKSLIEAAAIDGARPWRRFWTVQFPLLSPTTFFLLVINVVYAFFDTFAIVDAATQGGPGQDTTILVYKVYHDGFKNLDLGGSAAQSVVLMVIVVALTVIQFRYVEKKVQY
- the ugpE gene encoding sn-glycerol-3-phosphate ABC transporter permease UgpE; this encodes MVEKRGTHGILAHVIMILGVLIVAFPLYLAFVASTHTAQEIVQAPMPLLPGPHMWDSYKAALFGRETSAGSNAPVAHMMWVSFVTAMVIAIGKISISLLSAFAIVYFRFPFKKICFWAIFVTLMLPVEVRILPTYKVLSDLNMLNSYAGLTVPLIASATATFLFRQFFLTVPDELTEASRMDGASPMRFFFDVLLPLSKTSIAALFVIQFIYGWNQYLWPLLATTSEDMYPVVVGIKRMIAGGDGQNEWNVVMATAILAMLPPALVVILMQKWFVKGLVDTEK
- the ugpB gene encoding sn-glycerol-3-phosphate ABC transporter substrate-binding protein UgpB — translated: MRFKTLALASALAATLFNTAQAQTEIQWWHSMTAVNNEWVNDLAKQFNESQKEYKIVPTFKGTYDESMTASIAAFRAGNAPHILQVFEVGTATMMASKGAIIPVGQVMKDAGEKFDPAAYIPAVAGYYTAPNGQMLSFPFNSSTTIFYFNKDAFKAAGLPTDKAPSTWPEVVAAAAKLKASGHKCPFTTAWQNWTQVESFSAWHNVEFASKANGLQGLDARLKVNSPLHQRHIENLASMAKQGLFVYKGRGNVPEASFVSGECAMINTSSGFYGNVAKNAKFAYGLAPLPYYPDVPGAPQNTVIGGASLWVMSGKKAAEYKGVAKFFSFISTPEVQSASHKRTGYLPVTTASYKLTEESGFYKQNPGTDVAVTQMIRKVTDKSRGIRLGNYVQIRAIEDEELEQVWNGKKTAKEALDAIVTRGNEQLERFQKANKS
- the ugpQ gene encoding glycerophosphodiester phosphodiesterase: MAALKPWPYPRWVAHRGAGKLAPENTLAAFKLGASHGYRMFECDAKLSADGVPFLMHDATLDRTTSGHGTGGAQPWSALSQLDAGGWHSRSFAGEPLPTLENVARFCRANAYLLNIEIKPTPGTERETGEVVAREAARLWLGAAIPPLLTSFQVESLKGALAVQPELPRGLLLDTLRGDWLQTALDLGCVAVVCNHALWDAAVVAKVHGASLRALSYTVNDDWAAQRLIDLGTDGIITDRVDLFSPAG
- the ugpC gene encoding sn-glycerol-3-phosphate ABC transporter ATP-binding protein UgpC, which gives rise to MAALSLRNVIKRYGHGPKANQVIHGVSAEIADHEFIVIVGPSGCGKSTLLRMVAGLEEISAGQIAIGGKVVNELEPSERDIAMVFQNYALYPHMSVFANMAYGLKIAKVPVPEIKVRVDKAAKILELGHLLERKPRELSGGQRQRVAMGRAIVRQPQVFLFDEPLSNLDAKLRAQTRLEIQKLHRELGITSLFVTHDQVEAMTLAQRIIVMNGGVMDQFATPEEVYNRPATTFVASFIGSPPMNLLKHAPGVRPGQILGIRPEHMKLDENGWTVQVEQVELLGAERLVYGRIGEEQIIMRTDEGDHPPVAGDTVKIAAREEKLHWFDAGSGKRAD
- the serA gene encoding phosphoglycerate dehydrogenase produces the protein MSSKTSLDKSRIKFLLLEGIHPSAVEVLRAAGYTNIESLPGALPDAELKAKIADVHFVGIRSRTQLTAEVFAAAHKLVAAGCFCIGTNQVDLEAAREHGVAVFNAPFSNTRSVAELVLAEAILLLRGVPEKSAVAHRGGWLKSADNAFEIRGKTLGIVGYGSIGAQLSVLAEALGMHVAFFDVVTKLPLGNARQVRDLHQLLAQSDIVTLHVPETQATQWMIGATEIAAMKPGSILINASRGTVVEIEALAEALKQKKLLGAAIDVFPVEPRSNKDEFLSPLRGLDNVILTPHIGGSTMEAQANIGLEVAEKLVKYSDNGTSTSSVNFPEVALPAHPGKHRLLHIHRNVPGVLSEINKIFSDNHINIASQFLQTNEKVGYVVMDIEAASSDLALEKLAKVNGTIRSRVLF
- a CDS encoding DUF3772 domain-containing protein; translation: MSWTLRLATFFLAALLMCGGALAQPDSSNSSGAVTAAPAPTVAELRAQFTKIPASAETDEDARKLLTQINDIGTQADKFVTARTGELADLNARLGELGNPPAAGATEDPDITRQRARLTKERNALDADIRLARLLSVDVRQRGTDLVSQRRALFEAQLTERAASPLTGEFWSDLKEAWPDDLERLQGMASAVNDGLLTATQPQTRLQVIAALIGALLLAVLGNWAAEHALTRMAARFLPAGRLRRSVLVIGIVASHVLLVAVAAHGFVQVLKEYATWEPQARKALQSMAQALVFMAFVIGLGRGLLATRRPSWRLPPIPDAMATRLAALPWLVALVAALAWTPAEVNALIDASFAAVVATHVLTALMLTALVASVLYLVKPLRADAPEAGLPERPMWVGLLVALIGALMITIWVLVALGYVALASFLASQITWSGIVAAAFYVLFKFADDVFMAVVSSRSTFGQRLQKSFNLAPQTLDQAATVLSAISRVALFFYMLIALAAPLGTGPGEVFQRSGKFGSGVKVGEFQLVPGAIFSAISVAVVGFVVLRVFKRWLERSYLPNTQLEPGMQSSITTLLGYVGGILVIAFALSALGIGIERIAWVASALSVGIGFGLQAIVQNFISGLILLAEQPVKVGDWVVLGTAEGDVRRINVRATEIQLGDRSTLIVPNSEFITKTVRNMTLANAEGRVLIRLPMPLTTDAQRVRELILEACRSHEGVLETPAPSLTLEGIENGLLIFQAIAYVASPRLAGGVRSDLLFVILDELKKAALPMATPTTFMIAPTEPAAAAPAPATSNSPIPGMPT